A DNA window from Sporosarcina sp. ANT_H38 contains the following coding sequences:
- a CDS encoding glycoside hydrolase, giving the protein MKKILSIMLIVAIVTSALIGCVDDKKVTSKEVHSKINNQDFNFSVDPETLTVKVESNGISESVSEPLEKMEVSNLKDNGDTITWTYLEKGIEVNIKKKDKYVDVTMKSNKDEDNMFAWPKVKGDGYMLPLNQGKHIPSNDSVWKDYLSEEKMKVIEAFSMQFFAVDKSAYSLVYIIKNPYNSEVVFNTENDIEFTFNHEFPAINEEKEYGFRIYVTEKNPVDVAKTYKNYLVEQDDFKSLGDKAEENSNIEKLYGAPHAYFWDRTVISEENIKWAKLRDSFPEKLRLWIQELLTTKVEDGAELSSAFDDLNNLDYVDKYIETRIINGLSAVMQLKEFYNPEIFTEADKETRELLNKGIDNLNPVELIDLNKRLLKSILGDVVDPIEQWADANTVDVIKDMKDSGLENMWIGLDDWQEGFIKPELVKEAEDLGYLIGTYDSYHSIHEPGKEKWETAKFKDTSLYVKATVTNKEGNKIEGFQGEGRKLNPTLAMPSVEERLTSILNTGLAFNSWFLDTDGTGEIYDDYSPEHITTEKEDIQARIKRMEYLQKEWDMVVGTEGGNDFANKTIAFAHGIETPVFSWMDEDMSKNKESEYYVGRYYSSTGGAPELFSKQIPVKDKYKKLFLDSTYTIPLYKLVYNDSVITTYWWGWGTLKIEDEIANRMLYEILYNVPPLYHLDKHEWEKHKDTIVRHSKVWSNFSEKAITKEMTNFKIISGDRLVQMTEYGKLLSVVANFSDVEFDYQGEIIPAKSLLIIDKNNKSIYTPEK; this is encoded by the coding sequence ATGAAAAAAATACTATCAATCATGTTAATTGTTGCAATTGTAACAAGCGCTCTTATTGGGTGTGTGGACGACAAAAAAGTAACAAGCAAAGAGGTCCATTCAAAAATAAATAATCAAGATTTTAACTTTAGTGTTGATCCGGAAACACTAACGGTTAAGGTGGAGTCTAATGGAATTTCTGAGAGTGTATCGGAACCATTGGAGAAAATGGAAGTTTCGAATTTAAAAGACAATGGAGATACGATTACCTGGACCTATTTGGAAAAGGGAATTGAGGTTAATATCAAAAAAAAAGATAAGTATGTAGATGTAACCATGAAATCCAACAAAGATGAAGACAACATGTTTGCATGGCCAAAAGTGAAAGGTGATGGATATATGCTCCCATTAAATCAAGGGAAGCATATTCCGAGCAATGATTCAGTATGGAAAGATTATTTAAGTGAAGAAAAAATGAAGGTGATTGAAGCTTTCTCTATGCAGTTTTTTGCAGTTGATAAAAGTGCATATTCGCTAGTCTATATAATTAAAAATCCTTATAATAGTGAAGTTGTTTTTAATACCGAAAATGATATAGAGTTTACTTTCAATCATGAATTTCCAGCGATTAATGAAGAGAAGGAATACGGATTTAGAATATATGTAACGGAAAAAAATCCAGTAGATGTTGCAAAGACCTATAAAAATTATTTGGTTGAACAGGATGACTTCAAAAGCTTGGGGGATAAGGCTGAAGAAAATAGTAATATCGAAAAGCTTTACGGTGCACCCCATGCTTATTTTTGGGATAGAACTGTTATTTCAGAGGAAAATATAAAATGGGCAAAACTAAGAGACAGTTTCCCTGAAAAACTGAGATTATGGATTCAGGAGTTATTAACTACTAAAGTGGAGGACGGAGCAGAACTTTCATCGGCCTTTGATGATTTAAATAACTTAGATTATGTAGACAAGTATATTGAAACTAGAATAATAAATGGCTTAAGTGCCGTAATGCAGCTAAAAGAATTCTATAATCCGGAAATTTTTACTGAAGCTGATAAAGAAACTCGAGAGTTATTAAACAAGGGAATAGACAATTTAAATCCTGTTGAATTAATTGACCTAAATAAGCGTTTATTAAAAAGTATACTTGGCGATGTAGTTGACCCAATAGAGCAGTGGGCAGATGCAAATACTGTTGATGTGATAAAGGATATGAAGGATTCAGGGTTAGAAAATATGTGGATTGGTTTGGATGACTGGCAGGAAGGATTCATTAAACCAGAGTTAGTAAAAGAAGCAGAAGACCTGGGCTATTTAATTGGTACTTATGATTCGTATCATTCAATCCATGAACCAGGTAAAGAGAAGTGGGAAACTGCTAAGTTTAAGGATACTTCACTTTACGTGAAGGCAACTGTCACCAATAAAGAGGGGAACAAGATTGAAGGATTCCAAGGTGAAGGTAGAAAGTTGAATCCGACGCTTGCAATGCCTAGTGTAGAAGAAAGATTAACTTCGATTTTAAATACGGGCTTAGCATTTAACTCATGGTTTTTAGACACAGATGGCACTGGGGAGATTTATGATGACTATTCGCCAGAACATATTACTACTGAAAAGGAAGATATCCAGGCTAGAATTAAGAGAATGGAATATCTGCAAAAAGAATGGGATATGGTAGTCGGAACTGAAGGCGGAAATGATTTTGCTAACAAAACGATTGCTTTTGCACATGGCATAGAAACGCCAGTATTTTCTTGGATGGATGAGGATATGAGTAAAAACAAAGAAAGTGAGTACTATGTAGGGAGATACTATTCGAGTACTGGCGGAGCTCCTGAACTGTTTTCTAAACAAATACCTGTAAAGGATAAGTACAAGAAGTTATTTTTGGATTCAACCTACACGATCCCGTTGTATAAGTTGGTTTACAACGATTCAGTGATTACGACTTATTGGTGGGGATGGGGAACCTTAAAAATAGAAGATGAAATAGCTAATAGGATGTTGTATGAGATACTTTATAATGTACCCCCTTTATATCATTTAGATAAGCACGAGTGGGAAAAACATAAAGATACAATCGTAAGACATTCTAAGGTATGGTCAAATTTTAGCGAAAAAGCAATAACGAAAGAAATGACGAATTTCAAAATCATATCAGGTGATAGATTAGTTCAAATGACTGAATATGGTAAATTGTTAAGTGTAGTAGCCAATTTTTCGGATGTTGAGTTTGATTATCAAGGCGAGATAATACCAGCAAAATCATTGCTAATTATTGATAAAAATAATAAAAGCATCTATACACCGGAAAAGTGA
- the nhaC gene encoding Na+/H+ antiporter NhaC: MKKEQSFVMSIIPILTLMIAATLSIFVWKAGMHIPLMIGVIVAAVIAKICGWSWREVEKMMVNGVSRALPAVFILLIIGIIVGTWIASGVIPTMIYYGLSIIEPSMFIPLVALITGIVSITLGSSFTSIATVGLAFMAIGEGLGFAPGLVAGAVISGAYFGDKLSPFSDTTNIAPAMAETDLFSHIKHMLWDTIPAFVISIVLYWFVGISAVANNTADTSEIDLIIKGLESVFVIHPLLLLMPVFTIFLMMKRIPAIPALTIVGLLGAVLAVLVQGVSASSIVQVMTSGFSVDSGVATVDSLLNRGGLMSMLATIGLLIIATSLGGILEETGSFEVLTRRMMGNVRSTGTLISSTILSTFVVAFASGAQFLAIILPARTFVKTYKVMGIDTKNLSRCVEAAGTVGINLVPWSVPVIFAADILGVSPGEFIPFVFFAFLVPIINIIFGFTGWTITKKDYKDASEINTKGEITL; the protein is encoded by the coding sequence ATGAAAAAGGAACAATCTTTTGTAATGTCAATTATCCCAATACTCACTTTAATGATCGCTGCAACTTTGTCCATTTTTGTTTGGAAGGCTGGGATGCATATTCCATTAATGATTGGGGTGATTGTTGCTGCTGTCATTGCGAAAATATGTGGTTGGAGTTGGCGTGAAGTAGAAAAAATGATGGTTAATGGGGTATCCCGAGCATTGCCCGCCGTTTTTATTTTACTTATCATCGGAATAATTGTTGGAACTTGGATTGCAAGTGGCGTTATCCCAACGATGATTTACTATGGACTATCGATTATTGAACCTTCAATGTTTATACCGCTTGTTGCATTAATTACTGGAATTGTTTCGATTACATTAGGAAGTTCGTTTACTTCAATTGCGACAGTAGGACTTGCTTTTATGGCGATTGGAGAAGGACTTGGTTTTGCTCCGGGGCTTGTTGCAGGAGCCGTCATTTCAGGCGCCTATTTTGGCGATAAACTATCGCCGTTTTCCGATACGACAAACATCGCTCCTGCCATGGCGGAAACGGATTTGTTTAGTCATATTAAGCACATGCTCTGGGATACGATTCCTGCATTTGTCATTTCAATTGTTCTGTATTGGTTCGTGGGTATTTCAGCCGTAGCTAACAATACTGCAGATACGAGTGAAATTGATTTGATTATTAAAGGGCTGGAAAGTGTCTTTGTCATTCATCCGCTGCTGTTACTCATGCCAGTATTCACGATTTTCTTAATGATGAAACGCATACCCGCGATTCCAGCGTTAACAATTGTAGGACTTCTAGGTGCAGTACTTGCAGTCCTTGTTCAAGGGGTTTCCGCTTCCTCGATTGTTCAAGTGATGACGAGCGGATTTTCGGTAGATTCGGGTGTGGCTACAGTAGATTCGTTGCTTAATCGTGGAGGCCTCATGTCCATGCTAGCCACAATCGGACTGTTAATCATCGCGACATCCCTTGGGGGTATTTTAGAAGAAACAGGCTCTTTTGAAGTGTTAACGAGAAGAATGATGGGAAATGTACGCTCAACTGGAACATTGATCAGCTCGACAATCCTTTCAACTTTTGTCGTAGCTTTTGCAAGTGGTGCACAATTTCTAGCGATTATTCTACCGGCAAGGACGTTTGTTAAAACATATAAAGTGATGGGGATCGACACGAAAAACCTTTCAAGATGTGTCGAAGCAGCAGGCACAGTAGGAATAAACCTCGTCCCATGGAGTGTTCCGGTCATTTTTGCAGCGGACATTCTTGGCGTCAGCCCGGGCGAGTTCATCCCATTTGTTTTCTTCGCATTTCTAGTCCCAATCATTAATATCATTTTTGGTTTCACTGGCTGGACCATTACCAAGAAGGACTATAAAGATGCAAGTGAAATAAATACTAAGGGGGAAATAACGTTATGA
- a CDS encoding MBL fold metallo-hydrolase translates to MSEVILHVLGTAQDAGLPHPNCFCKNCAEAISNPENRRSAASLAIVLPKEKAWHLIDATPDLKEQMARVQIKHNMQGQLMASIFLTHAHLGHYPGLLFLGKEAIGANKVPVMAGTKMKKMLEEQAPWSQLTKLHNIDVREISDGRAIAVSPHVTVIPVEVPHRNEFSETFAFWIKGAKKKVLYIPDIDRWEQWDKDIYEACEEADICLLDGTFHSAEDLEQIGRDYREIPHPLMTETMDRLQDLVKRTEIYFIHLNHSNPVIDPDKTIRKEIEMKGFHIAEEGMEFAL, encoded by the coding sequence ATGAGCGAAGTCATTTTACATGTGTTAGGAACAGCACAAGATGCTGGCCTTCCGCATCCGAATTGTTTTTGTAAAAACTGTGCGGAGGCAATCAGCAATCCGGAGAATAGGCGCTCTGCGGCGTCATTGGCAATTGTACTACCGAAAGAGAAGGCTTGGCATTTGATTGACGCAACACCAGACTTAAAAGAACAGATGGCAAGAGTACAAATCAAACACAATATGCAAGGTCAGCTAATGGCGAGCATCTTTTTGACACATGCTCATTTAGGTCATTACCCAGGGTTATTATTTTTAGGAAAAGAAGCGATTGGTGCAAATAAGGTACCTGTAATGGCGGGCACGAAAATGAAGAAAATGTTAGAAGAACAAGCACCTTGGAGCCAACTAACAAAACTTCACAATATTGACGTACGAGAGATTAGTGATGGACGAGCAATTGCCGTTTCACCTCATGTCACAGTCATACCTGTTGAAGTCCCTCACAGAAATGAATTTTCTGAGACATTTGCTTTTTGGATAAAAGGGGCGAAGAAGAAAGTTCTTTATATTCCGGATATCGATCGATGGGAACAATGGGACAAAGATATTTACGAAGCGTGCGAAGAAGCTGACATTTGCTTACTGGATGGGACATTCCATTCCGCTGAAGATCTTGAACAGATTGGCCGAGACTATCGGGAAATCCCTCACCCGCTCATGACAGAAACAATGGATCGATTACAAGATTTAGTTAAACGAACTGAGATTTACTTTATTCATCTCAATCACTCGAATCCCGTCATCGACCCGGATAAAACGATTCGTAAAGAGATTGAAATGAAGGGCTTTCATATTGCGGAGGAAGGAATGGAGTTTGCTTTGTGA
- the nhaC gene encoding Na+/H+ antiporter NhaC, with the protein MFRIKAVISPTFLEAIALIATIVTIISVSIVKFGAVPHLPILFSILVLICYGLLKKVSYRKLEGGLVEGAGAGMSAVFLFFFIGILVSSWIMSGTIPTLIYTGFNLITPSFFFAIVFVVTAIVGVSIGSSLTTVATVGVAFIGMATMLDLSLAVAAGAIVSGAFFGDKMSPLSDTTNLASSIVDVDLFEHIRNMSWTTIPAFVLSLIFFAFLSPSVTLSDVDKISYFQEGLLDTGMIHWYTVIPLIVLFVLTIMKVPALMTLALSSVSAIAISYFHQSFSAPEVFKILFEGFVSTTGIEDIDALLTRGGMQSMMFTIGLVLLALSMGGLLFTLGIVQCLLEKIESLLKKVSSVIAASALTAIGINVLIGEQYLSILLTGQAFQSQYEKVGLANKNLSRVMEDAGTVVNPLVPWSVCGIFITGVLGVSTVEYLPFAFFCLLSPILTILFGFTGKTLTYLKDEKVKV; encoded by the coding sequence ATGTTCCGTATAAAAGCAGTTATTTCACCGACATTTCTAGAAGCGATAGCACTTATTGCAACGATTGTAACGATAATTAGCGTCAGCATTGTTAAGTTTGGTGCAGTTCCGCACTTACCGATTTTGTTTTCAATTTTAGTATTAATTTGTTACGGTCTGCTCAAAAAAGTTTCGTACCGTAAACTTGAAGGTGGCTTAGTCGAAGGAGCAGGAGCGGGTATGAGTGCGGTATTCCTGTTTTTCTTCATTGGCATTTTAGTAAGCAGTTGGATCATGAGTGGGACGATTCCGACACTAATCTATACTGGATTTAATCTAATTACTCCGTCATTTTTCTTTGCAATTGTTTTTGTAGTTACTGCAATTGTTGGTGTTTCAATCGGTAGTTCGTTGACGACGGTAGCAACGGTAGGCGTTGCATTTATTGGGATGGCGACTATGCTCGACTTATCATTGGCTGTGGCGGCTGGAGCAATTGTTTCTGGAGCATTTTTTGGAGATAAGATGTCACCCCTGTCGGATACGACAAACCTGGCTTCATCCATCGTTGATGTCGACTTGTTTGAACATATTCGGAATATGAGTTGGACAACAATTCCGGCATTTGTTTTATCACTGATATTCTTTGCTTTCTTGTCGCCAAGTGTCACATTGAGCGATGTTGATAAAATTTCCTATTTCCAAGAAGGATTGTTGGACACGGGGATGATCCACTGGTATACAGTAATACCGTTAATTGTTCTCTTCGTTTTAACAATAATGAAAGTCCCAGCGCTAATGACATTGGCATTAAGCTCGGTCAGTGCAATTGCAATTTCCTATTTCCATCAGAGTTTCAGCGCACCGGAAGTATTTAAGATTTTATTCGAAGGCTTCGTTTCAACGACAGGAATCGAAGATATTGACGCACTACTCACACGTGGCGGCATGCAAAGTATGATGTTTACAATTGGTTTGGTATTGTTGGCACTTAGTATGGGTGGATTGTTATTTACACTTGGAATTGTCCAATGTTTACTCGAGAAAATTGAAAGCCTTTTAAAGAAAGTTTCATCGGTAATTGCAGCGTCCGCGTTAACTGCGATTGGCATTAATGTGTTGATTGGTGAACAGTATTTGTCGATATTATTGACAGGGCAAGCTTTCCAATCACAATATGAAAAAGTAGGTCTTGCCAATAAGAATTTAAGTAGAGTTATGGAGGATGCCGGTACTGTTGTTAATCCGCTTGTACCATGGAGTGTTTGCGGTATTTTCATCACTGGTGTGTTAGGTGTTTCGACAGTGGAGTATTTACCATTCGCATTCTTTTGCTTGTTGTCACCAATTTTAACGATATTGTTCGGGTTTACTGGGAAAACATTGACGTATCTGAAGGACGAAAAG